In one window of Miscanthus floridulus cultivar M001 chromosome 12, ASM1932011v1, whole genome shotgun sequence DNA:
- the LOC136496640 gene encoding uncharacterized protein: MESKRKWGKAPQEAKGGGGGHQVDLDEEDDLEEFRLPMSHRPTENLDTEGLDQASVHTQLTASNVGFRLLQKMGWKTGKGLGKNEQGILEPIRADIRDAKLGVGKQEEDDFFTSEENVQRKKLNIELEETEEHIKKREVIAEREHKIRSEVKEIQKVFFCNLCNKQYKLAHEFESHLSSYDHNHRKRFKEMREMHSSSSSRDDRQKREQQREEKEQAKIAQLADAHRKQQQQEKQEKSETEGAAPKNMAAPRNQDQRGTLKFGFSKMAPSKVLVGSASKKPKVATKVSSVFGNESDEDS; the protein is encoded by the exons ATG GAGAGCAAAAGGAAGTGGGGGAAGGCGCCCCAGGAGGCGAAGGGCGGAGGCGGCGGTCACCAAGTGGATCTAGATGAAGAGGATGACCTGGAGGAGTTCCGGCTCCCCATGAGCCACCGCCCCACCGAGAACCTCGACACGGAGGGGCTCGACCAGGCCTCCGTCCACACCCAGCTCACCGCGTCCAACGTCGGCTTCAGGCTGCTGCAGAAGATGGGTTGGAAGACCGGCAAGGGGCTCGGCAAGAACGAGCAAG GTATACTAGAGCCAATAAGAGCTGACATCAGAGATGCAAAATTAGGTGTTGGGAAGCAAGAGGAAGATGACTTCTTCACATCTGAAGAGAACGTGCAACGAAAGAAATTGAATATTGAACTTGAGGAGACTGAGGAACATATAAAGAAACGTGAG GTCATAGCAGAGCGTGAGCACAAAATCCGCAGTGAAGTCAAGGAGATACAGAAGGTGTTCTTTTGCAACCTCTGCAATAAGCAGTACAAGCTGGCTCATGAATTTGAGAGTCACTTGAGCTCATATGACCACAATCATAGGAAG AGGTTCAAAGAAATGAGAGAAAtgcatagcagcagcagtagccgtGATGACAGGCAGAAACGTGAACAACAACGAGAAGAGAAGGAGCAGGCAAAAATTGCTCAACT TGCGGATGCTCAtaggaagcagcagcagcaggagaaaCAAGAAAAGTCAGAGACAGAAGGTGCTGCACCAAAAAACATGGCAGCCCCTAGAAACCAGGATCAGCGAGGAACCTTGAAGTTTGGATTCTCCAAAATGGCTCCTTCCAAG GTTCTAGTTGGCAGTGCCAGCAAGAAGCCAAAGGTGGCTACAAAAGTTTCTTCGGTCTTCGGTAATGAGAGTGATGAGGACTCGTGA